In the Pseudomonas orientalis genome, one interval contains:
- the dapE gene encoding succinyl-diaminopimelate desuccinylase → MTAHADLSPTLQLAIDLIRRPSVTPIDADCQKLMMQRLGDAGFALEPMRIEDVDNFWASHGKHDGPVLCFAGHTDVVPTGPVQAWQNDPFDARIDEHGMLCGRGAADMKGSLAAMLVAAERFVADYPDHKGSVAFLITSDEEGPAHHGTKAVIERLAARKERLDWCIVGEPSSTTLVGDVVKNGRRGSLGATLTVRGVQGHVAYPHLAKNPIHLAAPALAELAAEHWDDGNTFFPPTSFQISNLNSGTGATNVIPGDLTAVFNFRFSTESTVEGLQQRVAAILDKHGLDWHVDWVLSGLPFLTEPGALLDAVSASIKAITGRETRASTSGGTSDGRFIATLGTQVVELGPVNATIHQVNERILASDLDVLTDIYYQTLIKLLA, encoded by the coding sequence ATGACGGCCCATGCCGACCTTTCGCCGACCCTTCAACTCGCCATTGACCTGATCCGTCGCCCATCGGTCACGCCGATCGATGCCGATTGTCAGAAGCTGATGATGCAGCGCCTGGGCGATGCCGGTTTTGCGCTTGAGCCGATGCGCATCGAAGATGTGGATAACTTTTGGGCTAGCCATGGCAAACATGACGGCCCGGTGCTGTGCTTCGCCGGCCACACCGATGTGGTACCCACCGGCCCGGTGCAGGCCTGGCAGAACGATCCGTTCGACGCGCGGATCGACGAGCACGGCATGCTGTGCGGGCGTGGCGCGGCGGATATGAAAGGCAGCCTGGCGGCGATGCTGGTGGCGGCGGAGCGTTTTGTCGCCGACTACCCGGACCACAAGGGCTCGGTCGCCTTCCTGATCACCAGCGATGAAGAAGGCCCGGCGCACCATGGCACCAAGGCTGTGATCGAACGGCTGGCCGCGCGCAAGGAGCGCCTGGACTGGTGCATCGTCGGCGAGCCGTCGAGCACCACCCTGGTCGGTGATGTGGTCAAGAACGGCCGTCGTGGCTCCCTCGGCGCCACCTTGACCGTACGCGGCGTCCAGGGCCACGTGGCCTACCCGCACCTGGCGAAGAACCCGATCCACCTGGCTGCGCCTGCCCTGGCTGAATTGGCCGCCGAGCATTGGGACGACGGCAACACCTTCTTCCCGCCGACCAGTTTCCAGATTTCCAACCTCAATTCCGGCACCGGCGCCACCAACGTGATTCCCGGTGACCTGACGGCGGTGTTCAACTTCCGGTTCTCCACCGAATCCACCGTGGAAGGCTTGCAGCAGCGGGTGGCCGCGATTCTGGATAAACACGGCCTGGACTGGCACGTGGACTGGGTGCTGTCGGGCCTGCCCTTTCTCACCGAGCCGGGCGCACTGCTGGACGCGGTATCGGCCAGCATCAAGGCGATCACCGGTCGCGAAACCAGGGCGTCCACCAGTGGCGGCACCTCGGACGGACGTTTCATCGCGACCCTTGGCACCCAGGTGGTCGAACTGGGCCCGGTGAATGCGACGATCCATCAGGTCAACGAGCGCATCCTTGCCAGCGACCTTGATGTACTGACCGACATCTACTACCAGACCCTGATCAAGTTGCTCGCCTGA